The Caenorhabditis elegans chromosome I genome includes the window acatttttctcggaaatGCCTCCGTTGACTATCTTCGTAATAATCAATCAATTGCTTTAActcctaaaaaataattttgaaacttttatcgAAGATTTATCAATAAAATACTCACAATAGGCCGCTCTACATTGCAACtcaagaaatgaaaatatgcATCGGCAACAAGAGCAACCGGATACAGCATTTCAATATCAACGTGAGCCAAAGAATCTTTAGCTTCATCTGTAGCCAATCTCAAAAGTGAATGAATGTAATGCAAAGCATCTTTACGTCCTCGTTTATCTTCTGAGCCAGGAGAGGCAGGACGGACTAGTGACTTTTCATACGTCTCGTTGAAGTTTATCTTTGCTTCAGTGGATTCAAACACTCTTCCCATCCAACGGAATGTATCTTGAAGAATGTCTCCGAACAATCGTTGAGCctaaaaaacaagtaaaattgAACAAGTTATTAAATAAGTTGATATACCTTCAATTGTGAACGCTTCGCGTTATCGTCTGCTTTTGTATACACAGACATAACCGGCCGTGGCATTCTGGACAGAATATCACATCCAGCACGAACTAGAACGCTAAACGTCAACGCAAGTTGTTCACGAGCTGTTTCAAGTGAAGGCTGATCAGTGTTatcattcgatttttttgaagaattcgaAGCAGGCGATGATTCTTGATTGCTAGAACTAGTAGTTGTCGTCGGTGGAGGAACTGATCGAACTTGACTGTTGTTGTTGCCAGCTGTAGCAGATGCAGGAGCAGGAGCTGTTGATCCTGTTCCAGTTGTACTTCCAGCAGCATAAGATAATGTAGATCCTTGAGAATTAGACGAATCCTCTCGGCGATTTGATAAGAAGCTAGATCTTGATGAGAAGCGATATGGAAGGAAACGCTCGATTCTCtgtaataatttaaaaaaattgaaaacttgaatagGTTCTGAAAGGTTGATTAGTTAGAAAGAACATACGGGAACAGAGCTTCCTGGAACTCTAGAGGCAGCCGCTCCTCGCCTTTCCGCAAGAGCTTCGAGTGCACGCTCACGAGCAGCAGAGGATGCAGCAATTGATGCCATGATAGACGGCGAAGGATCTAAAGAGAAAAATTATCTAACAAACTGAATCAATAAGTTCTCACTCTCGGCAACTGGCCGCACAATCGGAACATTTGCAGGCTGAGCTTGAGCAACTTCAAGTGGATGAGCTACATCGGCGATGACGAAAGCAGGCTCACGAGCTCCACCTTCTTGCGAATCCGAAGAATTATCATCAAAGTCGGGCTGGCGTGGAGATGGGCTTGCAGGCTCATATGCATGCCAAACTGGTTCTTCAGCTCGTTCAGATTCTTCCACCACGGGTTGAACCTCTATTCTGTCGACAACTTCAATTTCACCTTCCACTTGTTCATCTTGTTCATGTTCATCACCTTCTTCTCTCTCTTCATCTTCTTGACGTTCTTCAGCAGGACGATCGCTATCTTCGTCGtcatcatcgtcatcatcatcgtcatcttcttcttcatcatcgtcgtcgtcgtcatcGTCGTTATCATCATCACTACTACTTGATTCTCCGTCGAATTCTCTTGGCTGACCATTTCTTTCCTCATTATCTTCATTCGTGTCATTTGTTGTGTTACCAGATAACAGACGTCTCCGACGAGGTGTTGGAACAGTGGATGTGGCAGTAGAATCATGCCTAATGCGTAATGTTTCTTGGGATTCAGAAGCTCGATCACCAGCCGATCGTTCATCCTCCATACTTTCGCGATTATCAGAGCCGTTTTCTCGATCTGTGTCACGACGACTTGTCTGAAATTACataattgttttctaaaaccGTTTTCCATTATTCTACTTACCCTTCTCACTCTTTTCGTATCAGGTTTAGAAGTGGCAATtgctctttcttctttttttgatcttttgaGAACTTCGGAAAATGACAAATCACTCGtaaagtatttttcaagaatatcCATTGGATCGTGGTTATTTCCAGCAAGAGCTGGATTTACCATCGGTCTCAGCATTCCATCACGTACAGGCTCGAAGATAGCATCAGCAGCAATAGCTAACTGAACAACTGCAAATGTTGGAAGTTGTTGTAGGAATTGCATGATACGAGTGATCATTGCTACGAAGGACGCAGACTTCTCCGATAACTTCGAACTCTCCTTTTTACTAATGACAAGAGCGTGGAATACTTGGAATGTAGCTTGATTGTAGCGACTACGATCTTCTCGTGGATCTCTCGGAGTCGCATTGTCAGTCGGATCTTCAGCAGCAAGAATGGTACTTGGGGCCAATGGGGACACATTGATAGCCAATGTGAGCACTCGAACCAAGCTTCGCACAAAACGTCCCACCCACATCTCGATGTCTTGATCAACGCGTGGATCTCGAATTGGCGCTGAGAGCAGATTACGAAGAGTGCCGacaaaaagtgatgaataatCCTTCAAGATTTTGTTTGACAGAGCGAATGTCAGCTTGTCCAGATGAGTAGAAGTGCTCTGTTGCACAAAGTGTAGTTGCCCAGGTGTAGCTAATTCCATTCTGTaacgaaaaaaatagttttgtcaggaaaaaaaaaacatactgtCCAAATTTGTTGATACCACATCTTATCGAATTCATAACAACATTTGCATTCTTGCAACATTGTTCTAGCGCagttttcgcaaattttgGGGGATTCAGATTATGCTCGGGTGTTCCAGATGACTGTGAAGTTTGCATTGCAGTacctaaaaagtttttttaaaattacagactACTTTTGATAAAGACATACGATATCTGCTTCTCCTTTTCTGTGAATACGTTTGCTCTCGCGTTTGTCGAATGACTGTCCGAGCTAAGAATAGCATAATATGCTCGTTTCTTGCGTTTGGATACTCGAACAGTCGGGTATACTTTAAAAGCTCACTGAGCAAATGTTCGCGAAGAAGCTCATTTCCAGCAATCTAAAAATAGgatatcaaattcaaaaatacgcACTTTTTAGTTACCAGAGCTTTGCAGTTACAGCTACTCTTCTCCCAGCAGTCACAATATGCAGTTGGAGATGTACGTTTCAATCGACAATCATGATTTCGATGACACGTCAATGCACATTCTGAGCAACAACACAATGATCCTGTTAGTCCACACGTTTTGCACTCGTAAATATCTTGATTAATATGATCTTCTCCTGTCCAAGTGAATGAACACACATCGTTGTAGCAAAGAATGAAAAGCGGAGAGTCGTCAGCATTGTGACTTTCATCGACGTTAAAACTCGGGAAAATGTACTTCAATTTCTGCTCCTCCGACATCGTCTGGAATCCTAATTGCAATAATGCTCTCCAAATACTAGTCGCAGCACCGTAAGCTCGCTGATTTATGGCTGATTGGAAAGGAGTCATTCCATTAAGATCACGCGTAAGTAGAAGCGCCTTCACAGCAGACAGACGGTCCGGTTCATCcacatattctgaaaaaattttgttttgaaagtttcgtatttcaaaaatataccaATATGTTCTTCAGCGTCCTTGTCATAAAACATTGCTGGATGTTTCAGAAAAGTGTCAATAATCTGAAGTGCTGATTTTTGACGGACCATCGGTGGCCTTGGAGATCCGAACGGCATCCCACTTTCATCTGATCGTACTGCAGAGAACGAATGATTTTCACCTCCGTACTCGTCGTTTTCTTCAGAATCAgctcgtttttcttttttcgatttctttgaAGGTGTCACTTGCTCTCTTTTCGGTCTGCTTCTGAGTACTCGTGACCATCGTGGCTCTTCCTCATCATCAATTTCATCGCCTTGCATATTGGAAGAGCTCGATTCTTCTGCTGGGGCTGCATCTTCCATGGATACATCTTGTGGTGGTAGTGTAATATTTCGGGTTGGGAACAATGTTGGCATAGTTGTATCAGGAACAGCTTTATCAGAATCTTCCGAGTTTTTGGTAGCACTTGTTAGCCGGATCGCCGCATGTAAGACGTTTGAGCAAAGATCCGAGGTGATAGTGAACAATTGTTCGCTCATAATCTGCCGGAACTCATGATGACTGATGGTACAgctcactgaaaattgattccaaattttataaataacaATTTCTAATACATACTTCTCAACTCGAATAATCGatctaaaaattgactgaCACCATCTGCGTCACAGTACAAGACCATTTGCATCAAAGACGATCCATCTTTGATGAAATGACTATGCCAAGGACGATCAACGCCAGGAATAATCAGCATCGAACCTTGCCattgagaatttttctgaaaactggtttgaatttttgtcggTAAGTCATTATCTACCTCGCAAGACGCCAGCACGTTAAAACTGGGTCTACATGCAGTAGCGATGTGAAGAATTGGTTGAGAATGCATTGCTGGTGGTTCACGGAATCCATTTAAAGCATCACGTTGAAGAGGAATCAATTGACCAGCAGTGTCTCGTAGGAAAAGTGTCCGAGCCTGCAAATAGTGTTCAGATGTTTAGTACTACTAGATATTTAAATCTTACATCTCCGAAACTGATCAGCTTTGGAGACAATCCTCCAAAAATTGGACGTTCAACAGATGGGAGAAATACAGGAACTCGTCTTCTTGAAATAACTTTTCCGTTCGTGCTTACTCGGTACATGTGCATTCCACGTTCGACGTGTTTACTTCGAGCCAACACCCGGAGTTCATTCAAATCAGCTACCATTGATACAATTGTTCGATTACAATCTACATCGAATTTCAACAATTCCTTTTGCAAAATGACTGGAGCACGTGGAGGACACTTGTCAATTACTTGTAAATCTTCTTTACGCATTAGACGTATCTTGTCGATATCCGtagatttttcgattgaaatcACAGTCTGAggctgaaatttggaaaataattcaagAATGCAATATTCAATTAAAGTTACCATTCCGTCCATTTCAAGTCTCTCGCTAAATAAACTCTGGAAAATTGGTTTCTGGCTGGAATTTGGCACATGCTTAACAGCAACCAGGTTATTGTCAACGACTTGCACCGTCATGACATCTCTTTTCCGATGCTCGTGAATCCATACAAGATCTTCGGCGAGCCAAACTTCAACGCGTCGTCGTCCGAACTCTGTGGGTGGAACACTATTCGAATCGTCTGCTTCGTCGTGGGTTCGTTTCCGAGAGACTCTTCCCCCTGGGAGCGTTTTGGTTGAGGTTCCACTGGCAGAAGATACTTCTGGTGATGCTCCGTTCAGTAGAGCAATGAATCCATCAACTTCAAGCTCGTAATCGTATTCTTTAGGTGTCATGCTGCGAAAACGGCAGTGGTCTGTGGCACTCCAGCAATCTTCCAGAAGAACTccaatctggaaaaaagttgtcatcTACATCAtaaattcttattttgaaaaaataccatGGGGTTGCTAGTGTCTATTTGAGCAGCAACACTTCCTGCAGGATACAGAGGagcttttttcatttgaacttGTTGTcccacaaaaaattcaatcgaATTCGATTGAACCGCCGGTATAGATGACACAGGTGCTTCTCCAAATGACACATGCTTCTTTTTCTCACGatctgcttcttctttttcctttttagtAGAGCGTGTACTTTCCACAAGAGGCACAATACCACTGAAACAATTAATGAGATATTTTGATGTATATTTCTAGGGAAATGACATCAAACATACCACCAATGAATAATGCTATCGATTCGAAACGCGGCAAGATGATCGCTGGTAACCAGATCTTGAACGGCCATCACCGAGTCTTCTGAGATCTTAGTGACTGTTTCAGAAGCAAGTGAAAATCGAACGCCTGCTCCACATTCATCGAGCCAGCTGACCAAATGACCGGATCGGGTGAGAATTGAGATTCTCAAGTTACTGGATGACATTTGAATAACAGGATTTCCATGTGTTCCGATTGTAGCATGGTCGGGATGATCTCGGTTTTTAACAATAGTCAAAGGATCATCAAGACCTTCAGACTCATCCCACGCCCATGAGTACATTTTGCCGTTTCTGTGAAGAGCATACATCTGATAACTTGTTGCCGTGATACTAATTACTGGATTTGCTTTATCGTCTTCAGATTTTACTGGAGCATCGGTTCTGAAAGCAATGGATTGAATGCACATATTGATTCTAAGAAAACTACTTTGCATGCTCAGGAATTCCGTCTCCTGGAGCTCCACGCCACCACTCAACATGTTCTCCCAACTGTATGCAATTCTTCCAATTTGTCTCACtatctttcttctttttgtccTTCTCGTTTGCTTTTGGCTTTTTACTACCGGACGCACCTCCGAAATGATATCTCATTTCGGCTCGAGATGCCAGTGAATCCAGCAAACGATCTTCTGTAGCAACAACGAAGGGGATAATGAACAATATATTTGAATAAGGCACCTACCACGTTCTAGCAGACTTTCAGCCATTGCAACAGCTCCACTACTTCCTGGTGGAACACCAccttccaaaatttgaagtaacTCCTCTGGAATCAGATGTTCTCCTCCGACATCTAGTACATCTTGCTctgtaaaaataatgaaattttccattttaatttaaatattcaaaccaTCTCCATCGTCCCTTGAAAGCAAATTATTGACTGCTTCATTTACATTTAGGCCAGTTCTTTGGAGTTCTCTGATGATTACATCCCTAGACTTTCCTTGTAGAACTTGCTGAAAAAGATCATCAAATAATGTTATTTTATCACGACAAATACGAACTTGAACATTATTGATGAGTTCCTCTGGAACATTTGTTGCAGGAACTCGGGGAGCACCTAGAACATAGCTTCTTGATTCACCGAGGTTGCCACGAAGACGATAATAAGCTCTGAAGgattaaattaattattgaaCATGTTTTTTAACGCAAAAACCTGTTTGAAAGCATAACTCTCCGATATTTGGCTTGTCCAGCTGCTGCTCTCAGTGTGTTCATACCACCACTCAATGGAATGACCTCTACTTCTCCAGCAGCACCAGCTCGAGCATAAACATCGTGCAACCGCGATGATGGTTCTCCTTTGACGGCCTCAGCCTCCTTCACCTCTCCgctttgaatttgaagaacATGATATGGGATCCGACAGACAGTTGCATCATCCAACAGCACTCCCACATGCTTCGGGCCGAGCACAACTTGTCTAATTCGCGAGGGGCCAAGAGAAGCGATTGCTGGATTTGCCAAAATGTTTCCTATGTTTTCTTGCTTGAACTGGTCGacaattctgcaaaatttgtttgtttagACCATAGCTGGCATTTTCTAAAGACTTGAACACGTACAAATCAATAATTGCAGAGTCTTTCTTCTCATCTCCGACAGCTTCTTGTGCGTACAAAACGTGCGTAAGCGTGTGATTTCTTGCCGGGGCCGACGAGCTCTGCTCTTCACCGTCAACTGAATGCCCACTCATTCCttgtcctgaaaaaaaaagttaataactTTCAAGAGATAAAATATTCTCACCTGGTGTTTGACGACGGTGTTTCCGTCCTTTTCTTTTCGTATGCTTCACCAATTTGTTTTAAAGGTTTACAGCCTGCAATGGATAAATATAAATAACAAGTTTACAGTTTTTCTTAGAACAATCTTTAAGAGCACGACTGGCAAAATTCAATGAACTTTCACtctacaatttaaaaatcccCAAGAGAAAACTAATTATATTTATTCGAAAACCCCGAAAGTTTCGTaatatcttgaaaaaactttCGTTAGCTTTGAAAGAATTATCAACTGAAAATGAGCACGGCTTCTTTATTGaacatataattttctttttaaatagAAAGTTGTTGGAAGTGAACATTTCTATTGTATCAACTTAAAAAGcgatttttgttaatttttcgcGATTTTGTTACTACATTGTTCAGTAATTAACAACAAATAAAGGAATaatacttcaatttttgaagctgaagtgctacaatttccagatttaaaaaaattcggaaaaaatggagaactGAGCGCGAAGTATGACTTAAACAACGGAAATGCACAAGTAAAAGCGAGCGAACGGCATTTGATTGAGAGTTACCTCCTTTGGtggtctgcgtctctcatctCTCACCCTTTCTCTAATACTCTCTTCCTGGCGCGCGCGCgctctctctcactctctctttTCAATTGACCGGTCTCGAAGCGACTGATGAAAGGGCCCGCGGCGGTGATACGATAGAAATTTATGCTTTGAATGTTCAAATTAATATAttcaaataatatattttgatGATTTACTAATAAAAGTTCTAGCAATGGCAAAGTTAACTTTAAAGCTTCAATTGTGAAGATATTTATTgggaaatcgatttttctaaaaactcatGAAACGGGCTAAAAttacttattttcagaacttggCAAAagtgtttaaatattttcaatttgtattTAGATGTCGTTATTCAGACTTCTATGCAGAGTGTCAACTTTTGTATCGATCTACGGAAGCTACGCCtgttttactgttttttaacaacaaatttaaatacaaaaactacGATTATGAaccagaaaaattcgaattttgaatttattttgtaacTGTAAagattttgagttgaaaactAAAGTTATATTTATGGAAATGAGGCGGAAAAATAAGAATGATGATTCTAAATAGCAATTCACAGATACTattagggttactgtagtggtgaACTATGCATACGGTGTGTGCCAGATGGAGTTAAGAACACTTACAACACAAGTTCATGTCACCTTTGTGTAATCCAATTTTCCCCAtattcagcaaaatttttttttaaattttaatcagtTTACTGAAATATGTATAAGATTAGATCTTTGTTGCTACACTCAAGTTTAacttttcgttgtttttttctaaatcaatctcttaaaatattaatatagATCacgtttttgacattttaataattacaCTTACACCCCCCACAACGATgtcaatttattcattttaccattttgtttagaaaatatgATAAACGTTGTATTTTCATGGATTGGCAGGTAAGAAGAgagagatttttcaaactgttaaagcacgtggtgtcaggcttcATCTCCGGAAATTGCGCCTAATTTAGACACTTTCATAGATCAAACCGAGAGagactctgacaccacgtgtaacTGTGGAATAGCACCAGTTGTGATTTCTGGCTCATTCTGTTCCACTCAGTAATATTAGTGAGAAAACTCTAGAAGTACCCTGTATGAGGAGGGGtctattattgatttttcttatgTATTGCTATTTAGATGTATACCAGAACggtatgactgaaaaaaataatgatgttTGTGTGTGAAATATAGATGAAATAAAGTGCTGGTGGTACGATAcaagaaaaatctataatagGCCTTGTCTCTATATggatatttttgtgtttttcaatCTATTATGCATCTAAATACTTCTCGGAATTTTTCGTCAATAGAACAGAGCAAGGAAAAAATGGCACAAATGATTGagcactttgaaatttttgttttgtgtaaAATAACTTTTACACTTTTCAGAATAACTTTTGCGATTATCGTATTGctatcattttcattttcacttcttgtgatttgtgtgaaaaagaagacaaaaaaggaaaaacacCCTGACTCTCCACCCACTTTGGTAACACCACCACCACAGGGAGCCAAATTGTCTTGGAAAGGACGACAGAAGCCGTTGGTTGTATTTGATGAAAAGCTATCGGACCAgtctaaaaaagaaaaaagtgtaaGTATAacagttataatttttatttccaatatCTCccattttcaggtgaaaatcccaaaaactgTAGAGGAGTCGGAGAAGATAGTGAAAGTCAAGAAAGTTCCATCTTCCCAAAAAGTTTGTGATTCGTCAGCATCTAGTAAGAAACGAAAGTCGCCTAAAAAGAAGAGTGAAGATGTGGATGaactgaaaactgaaactGAACGGGAATAATGTGAACTTTTTgcataataaattaatttttgaaagttaattgAAAACAGGTGGTACACCAGAATAAATCGggcgttttgaaaaaagtaatttcaatCAAAGAAATAACTATTATCTGTGATCACAGTTAATTTACGATGTGCCCACCAGTACACTCGCAGGGTTTCGATCCAGGGCATGAAAGCAAGAAGGCAGACACGTAGGCGTGATCTTCAAAACTTAAGccttcatttcaaaacttaagCATCTCAAAATCGAATAATCGTCTTCACCTGAGTCGAAAGAAAAATACTTTATCATCCATCGCATCCATGGGTGTTATGGATCATATAATCCACAACATCCTCCATTTTTCCACGAGATTCACGAGCTTTCACGCGATTCCAATAAGAGTTGATTCGAGAATTGATGTTTCAGATGTAATTACAGATATTTCTAATGTTGATACTGGCAACAACCATTTATTTTCCATGCTTCAAAGTGTCTTAGTTTTTTGCTCAGTTTCCATGACGCGACTTGCGCGGATAGAtcacaaaaaatggttttccgGCAAAAGTGTCAAATGAGAGACGACAAACACGTAAGAACGAATATATAATAGATGGAAATTGAGAGTTTATATCGAAAactaataatttaaaatgagTAAGATTGTACTCTTGGCCCTCTTCGCTGTTATTACCATTTCACAGGTATCAGTACATTGTATAAATATAAACAAAACCAATACATATTTAGGTTGAATCAGGAGTGTTGCCAGTATCAACAACAGAAATAACTTTAGTTTCATCTGAAACATCAATTATCGAATCATCTCGTGTTAAAAGGAATGGAGGCTGTTGTGGATGTTGTGGATGTGGAGGAGGTGGTGGAGGATGTGGATGTTGTTGTTGTAGACCAAGATGCTGTTGCTGTTGTAGACCTAAATGTTGTTGTACTTGTTGTAGAACTTGTTGCTGTACTCGATGTTGTACTTGCTGCAGACCATGCTGTTGTGGATGTGGTTAGTTTTCAGTTCATCAATccgtttatttttattttttacaggtTGCGGATGTGGTTGTGGATGCTGTGGATGTGGAGGTGGAGGTCGTAAGCGTCGTTCCCTTCAAAAACTTCGAATTGATGAAGCCAATCGTGCACTTGGGATTAAAAAAAGACCATCTAATGACAAATGTTAGTCCAATAATCTATTCACCTTTTATTTATTATCATGACAGCtgataaagttgaaaaactacaaaaaaaaaatattattgtacCCTAATGAGACTCTCGATAAAATCATGTGTTTCAATGTCGCCATTTCATGTAGCAAATAATGGGGCTGCttgtttcaatgtttcaaattgcgtcaaattatttgtttattaACTTGTATTAGTTACACGCacgaaattaaattaaattagacTTGCTTCAGCTAAACAGGAATCGGACGAACACGACAAAACGCACCTCGCCCATAGCTGCTTCCTAGGTCTTTGCATCTGAAATCACCATATTGTATTGACTAAAAAAACATAGATATAAATcgtatttttttgattctgcaatattttcacaaatcaCAAGCAAAGCGGGCACGGTCCGTTTACGGTTCTAGGACCGGGAACGGATCAATTACGGGTGAACTACTGGCCATATGAAAAATGGTCATTAAgggaaaaatgttattttcagccGCAGGTGTTCGCTATGACTTTGGAACGTTTAGAAGAATTGGTGATTTTATAACCGTAAGaaagaaatttaattgaaaagttgcTCACAGTTTGTCACCAATACCATTGTTGTATTCTAGGAATAAACAATAATTTGGTCCCACACCATCTGGTTCATTTCCTCCAAACAAATAGCTCGCTGTTCCAACATGACTTATATCATCGtaaatgtagttttttgaCTCATAACTTCTACCGTCTATCCACATTGTCGAATCTAAAGCTCCATTGTTTTGCCCCGCAGCGAACAAATCCTTTTTGGTAGCTGGAAACTGTTTATTTTTATACGAATTCCTGAGtcaaaaataatatgtatgtaccaataaaacttttcaattcagTACTATCAAATGGTGCAGTTAATCCCATTCCATTCGGTTCCATGCAAAGATTGTGTGCCTCTTCGTAGACATTATTGGTATTATTTGGAAATAAACGAGTTTCAACACAAACATGGAAAATGCCTTTGCTGGTATTTCTTGTCCAAAGAGCAGAATTATCTGGGCAACGAGTAACTGTATAATCAAAAATCCATTGATTATTGAAGGAAGTGAATGTTAAGTTATAAATAAACCCTTTCTCATCAATCCATTCACTGGAAGATGATTCGAATGTAAGTTGGAAACTTTTCGCAGGACAAGTATCGTTAGTCtcatttctctgaaaaataaacatttctgTCCGTAGtttaaatgtaaatttatCAATCAGGATTACCTTAAAAGCCAAAATCGATTGTGAGGAGCTGTCGAGTCGGTTGATAGTTAAACTGCCAAAAGAAAATAGACGGCATCTGTCGTTCACTTTTTGTACTAcctgaaaataagttttgttTATATTACAAAAGGCACCCGCGACATGTACTCGCAGGTGTTTCGTTCTTTTCAAAATACGTATAGCGAAACATATGAGCTACAGGGTGCGCCAAAAGTATGGTGACACATGAAGCGCTCTTTAACATGAGCATTTCGcgcgactgccacgtcatacgcacatttttctatcgaatactgatagctgaacaaatttccttcaatttgacctaaaatttgtaatgtttcccaaTAAGGTGCGATTTTAATCAcctcggcaatttggcgaaccctttcgaaaaaacggtGTTTTGGCATGCGGCACTTCCCACACAAACGAACCTCCCACGAAcgcaaataattttcagatatatgATTTTTACGTTAAATTCAAAGTTAAAGACGTGAAGAAgcgtttttgattgtttttgtagaatataaaaattttctgtgtcgacactggcgcctagc containing:
- the F29D10.1 gene encoding uncharacterized protein (Confirmed by transcript evidence), whose amino-acid sequence is MAQMIEHFEIFVLCKITFTLFRITFAIIVLLSFSFSLLVICVKKKTKKEKHPDSPPTLVTPPPQGAKLSWKGRQKPLVVFDEKLSDQSKKEKSVKIPKTVEESEKIVKVKKVPSSQKVCDSSASSKKRKSPKKKSEDVDELKTETERE
- the F29D10.2 gene encoding uncharacterized protein (Partially confirmed by transcript evidence); translated protein: MSKIVLLALFAVITISQVESGVLPVSTTEITLVSSETSIIESSRVKRNGGCCGCCGCGGGGGGCGCCCCRPRCCCCCRPKCCCTCCRTCCCTRCCTCCRPCCCGCGCGCGCGCCGCGGGGRKRRSLQKLRIDEANRALGIKKRPSNDKC
- the F29D10.3 gene encoding PAN-3 domain-containing protein (Partially confirmed by transcript evidence), whose protein sequence is MMVVYGETDEYNNHSEIQENWDNCLVKCYWDDDCLVVQKVNDRCRLFSFGSLTINRLDSSSQSILAFKRNETNDTCPAKSFQLTFESSSSEWIDEKGFIYNLTFTSFNNQWIFDYTVTRCPDNSALWTRNTSKGIFHVCVETRLFPNNTNNVYEEAHNLCMEPNGMGLTAPFDSTELKSFIATKKDLFAAGQNNGALDSTMWIDGRSYESKNYIYDDISHVGTASYLFGGNEPDGVGPNYCLFLEYNNGIGDKLCKDLGSSYGRGAFCRVRPIPV